The following coding sequences lie in one Drosophila sulfurigaster albostrigata strain 15112-1811.04 chromosome 2R, ASM2355843v2, whole genome shotgun sequence genomic window:
- the LOC133839244 gene encoding splicing factor 1 isoform X1 encodes MSATPPDLLHLPVSTGSGKDKESNGGGNDDYRSRGGDKERSRSRDRGRDKDKDREREKKRRDRDRSSKDRDSRRRDSRERDRDRDRDRDRDSRSHRSRSRNHDDYDRRKKRSRSRDRERSRRDRDRDSRSRRSSSRGGGSSRDDYDRSRRRRSSSRGYDRRRNERSHESSRNSRERSSRERSSRERTYVNPFDTSNNRNSLHEQDSRIPSLFERHQQQPQLDTIREESAGIGGRFDLSQTIHELMNNVSGNKSFAAMFSSQNSNDSMSNGLSENSLDSAAERKRKRKSRWGGTEKDKTFIPGMPTILPSTLDPAQQEAYLVQFQIEEISRKLRTGDLGITQTPEERSPSPEPIYSSDGKRLNTREFRYRKRLEEQRHQLIVKMQAVNPEFKPPADYKPPVTRVSDKVLIPQEQHPDINFVGLLIGPRGNTLKAMEKDTGAKIIIRGKGSVKEGKVGRKDGQPLPGEDEPLHAFITAPNPEAVRKAVDKIKDVIRQGIEVPEGHNDLRRMQLRELAQLNGTLRENDIQRCTCGSTDHKSWQCPDKPIITNTIVCTSCGGTGHLTKDCRNKRPGSGAPGMACEDSQAKIDEEYMSLMAELGEGPPPSAPKPEAPAAPQLHRASYSIFDKKPTQMQAIQSPPNSTSRDHQRDMGGGGWGAPPPEHHMGMDPSMGGMDHGMTGMAPYVPAPPVGQAPPPMPPPLMPWMSAPQPPPPASEPMNPPIPGTLPPLIPPPPGTSAPPMPPWAGGYPGWGGGYAPPPPPPCAPPPPAISLAQPPPPPPPSN; translated from the exons ATGAGCGCAACGCCACCAGATTTGTTGCACTTACCGGTGTCAACCGGGTCAGGCAAGGATAAGGAATCTAATGGTGGGGGCAATGATGATTACCGCAGCCGGGGTGGAGATAAAGAACGTTCGCGATCCAGAGATCGTGGCAGAGACAAGGATAaggacagagagcgagagaaaaaaCGCAG AGACCGTGATCGCAGCAGCAAGGATCGCGATAGTCGGCGACGCGATAGTCGCGAACGTGATAGAGATCGTGACCGGGATCGCGATCGTGACTCACGCTCGCATCGCAGTCGTTCGCGCAATCACGATGACTACGATAGGCGCAAGAAACGGTCACGCAGCAGGGATCGCGAACGTAGTCGACGAGATCGCGATCGCGATTCACGCTCAAGACGCAGCAGTTCacgcggcggcggcagcagtcGCGATGATTACGATCGCAGTCGCAGGAGGCGCTCGAGTAGCCGCGGTTATGATCGGCGTCGCAACGAACGCAGTCATGAGTCAAGTCGCAATAGTCGGGAACGTAGCAGTCGGGAGCGCAGTAGCCGGGAACGCACTTATGTGAATCCCTTTGACACGTCCAACAATCGCAATTCACTTCATGAACAGGACTCTCGAATCCCTTCTCTATTTGAGCggcaccagcagcagccgcagctggATACCATAAGAGAGGAGAGTGCTGGAATTGGAGGACGCTTTGATCTCTCGCAGACCATCCATGAGCTGATGAACAATGTGAGTGGCAACAAGAGTTTTGCTGCCATGTTTAGCAGTCAGAATAGCAATGATTCAATGAGCAATGGACTTTCGGAGAATTCAC TGGATAGTGCTGCGGAACGTAAGCGCAAGAGGAAATCACGCTGGGGCGGCACCGAAAAGGACAAGACATTTATACCAGGCATGCCGACAATTCTGCCATCGACACTGGATCCGGCACAGCAGGAGGCCTACTTAG TTCAATTTCAAATCGAGGAGATCAGCCGTAAGCTGCGCACTGGCGATTTGGGCATCACACAGACACCGGAAGAAAG GTCTCCATCTCCGGAACCAATCTATAGCTCTGATGGCAAGCGGTTGAACACACGCGAGTTTCGCTATCGCAAACGCCTGGAAGAACAGCGTCATCAGTTGATTGTCAAGATGCAGGCCGTTAATCCCGAGTTCAAGCCGCCAGCTGATTACAA GCCACCTGTGACTCGCGTCAGCGATAAGGTTTTGATACCACAAGAACAGCATCCAGATATTAATTTTGTGGGACTGTTGATTGGACCACGCGGCAATACGTTGAAGGCCATGGAAAAAGACACTGGCGCCAAGATTATCATACGCGGCAAAGGCTCTGTCAAGGAGGGCAAAGTGGGTCGCAAGGATGGCCAACCGTTGCCCGGTGAAGATGAGCCGCTGCATGCCTTTATCACTGCGCCCAATCCCGAGGCGGTGCGCAAGGCAGTGGACAAGATAAAAGACGTGATACGTCAGGGCATTGAGGTGCCCGAGGGTCACAATGATTTGCGTCGCATGCAGCTGCGTGAGCTGGCCCAGCTCAATGGCACATTGCGAGAGAACGACATACAGCGCTGCACCTGCGGCTCCACGGATCACAAGTCGTGGCAGTGCCCCGACAAACCGATAATCACCAACACCATTGTGTGCACCTCGTGCGGCGGCACTGGCCATTTGACCAAAGATTGTCGCAACAAGCGTCCAGGCTCCGGGGCACCGGGCATGGCTTGCGAGGATTCACAGGCCAAGATCGATGAGGAGTACATGAGTTTGATGGCCGAATTGGGCGAGGGACCACCGCCATCGGCGCCCAAACCCGAGGCACCAGCTGCACCTCAATTGCATCGTGCCAGCTACAGTATCTTCGACAAGAAGCCCACGCAAATGCAAGCCATACAATCGCCGCCCAACTCCACGTCGCGGGATCATCAACGCGACATGGGAGGTGGAGGTTGGGGTGCGCCACCGCCTGAGCATCACATGGGCATGGATCCTAGCATGGGTGGCATGGATCATGGAATGACTGGCATGGCACCATATGTGCCAGCTCCGCCAGTGGGTCAAGCGCCACCTCCGATGCCACCGCCACTGATGCCTTGGATGAGTGCACCACAGCCACCGCCACCGGCCTCGGAGCCCATGAATCCGCCTATACCGGGCACTTTGCCGCCTCTGATACCGCCGCCACCAGGCACAAGTGCACCACCGATGCCTCCATGGGCTGGTGGTTATCCTGGCTGGGGAGGCGGATATGCGCCGCCGCCACCTCCGCCCTGTGCACCGCCACCACCTGCAATAAGCTTGGCGCAgccgccaccaccgccgccgccatcTAATTGA
- the LOC133839248 gene encoding peroxiredoxin-2, whose protein sequence is MSFIGRSLLRNASLLSKGIAAQHKQAARLLHQTAPLCAVRVQQPAPDFKGLAVVGNDFQEIKLEDYRGKYLVLFFYPLDFTFVCPTEIVAFSERIKEFQDINAEVVGVSVDSHFSHLTWCNVDRKNGGVGKLKYPLLSDLTKKISADYDVLLDKEGISLRGTFIIDPKGILRQYSINDLPVGRSVDEVLRLIKAFQFVEEHGEVCPANWNPKTNPATIKPDVDESKQYFSKHG, encoded by the exons atgtCATTCATTGGACGTTCACTGCTACGCAAT gCATCGCTGCTAAGCAAAGGCATTGCTGCTCAACACAAGCAGGCCGCACGTCTGCTGCATCAGA CTGCTCCCCTTTGCGCAGTGCGCGTTCAACAGCCGGCGCCTGATTTCAAAGGTCTCGCTGTGGTCGGCAACGATTTCCAGGAGATCAAACTAGAGGACTACAGAGGCAAATATCTGGTGCTCTTCTTCTACCCCCTGGACTT CACTTTTGTGTGTCCAACTGAAATTGTTGCATTTAGCGAACGCATTAAAGAGTTCCAGGATATCAATGCTGAGGTTGTGGGCGTCTCGGTTGATTCGCACTTCAGCCATCTCACCTGGTGCAATGTGGATCGCAAAAACGGAGGCGTTGGAAAACTCAAGTATCCCCTGCTTTCCGATTTGACCAAGAAGATATCTGCTGATTATGATGTGCTCCTCGATAAGGAGGGCATCTCGTTGCGCGGCACATTCATCATTGATCCCAAGGGCATTTTGCGTCAGTACTCGATCAATGATTTGCCCGTCGGTCGCTCCGTGGATGAGGTGCTGCGTTTGATCAAGGCCTTCCAGTTCGTCGAGGAGCACGGCGAAGTGTGCCCGGCTAACTGGAATCCAAAGACAAACCCGGCCACCATTAAGCCCGATGTGGACGAGTCCAAGCAATACTTCAGCAAACACGGCTGA
- the LOC133839244 gene encoding splicing factor 1 isoform X2: MQAVNPEFKPPADYKPPVTRVSDKVLIPQEQHPDINFVGLLIGPRGNTLKAMEKDTGAKIIIRGKGSVKEGKVGRKDGQPLPGEDEPLHAFITAPNPEAVRKAVDKIKDVIRQGIEVPEGHNDLRRMQLRELAQLNGTLRENDIQRCTCGSTDHKSWQCPDKPIITNTIVCTSCGGTGHLTKDCRNKRPGSGAPGMACEDSQAKIDEEYMSLMAELGEGPPPSAPKPEAPAAPQLHRASYSIFDKKPTQMQAIQSPPNSTSRDHQRDMGGGGWGAPPPEHHMGMDPSMGGMDHGMTGMAPYVPAPPVGQAPPPMPPPLMPWMSAPQPPPPASEPMNPPIPGTLPPLIPPPPGTSAPPMPPWAGGYPGWGGGYAPPPPPPCAPPPPAISLAQPPPPPPPSN; the protein is encoded by the exons ATGCAGGCCGTTAATCCCGAGTTCAAGCCGCCAGCTGATTACAA GCCACCTGTGACTCGCGTCAGCGATAAGGTTTTGATACCACAAGAACAGCATCCAGATATTAATTTTGTGGGACTGTTGATTGGACCACGCGGCAATACGTTGAAGGCCATGGAAAAAGACACTGGCGCCAAGATTATCATACGCGGCAAAGGCTCTGTCAAGGAGGGCAAAGTGGGTCGCAAGGATGGCCAACCGTTGCCCGGTGAAGATGAGCCGCTGCATGCCTTTATCACTGCGCCCAATCCCGAGGCGGTGCGCAAGGCAGTGGACAAGATAAAAGACGTGATACGTCAGGGCATTGAGGTGCCCGAGGGTCACAATGATTTGCGTCGCATGCAGCTGCGTGAGCTGGCCCAGCTCAATGGCACATTGCGAGAGAACGACATACAGCGCTGCACCTGCGGCTCCACGGATCACAAGTCGTGGCAGTGCCCCGACAAACCGATAATCACCAACACCATTGTGTGCACCTCGTGCGGCGGCACTGGCCATTTGACCAAAGATTGTCGCAACAAGCGTCCAGGCTCCGGGGCACCGGGCATGGCTTGCGAGGATTCACAGGCCAAGATCGATGAGGAGTACATGAGTTTGATGGCCGAATTGGGCGAGGGACCACCGCCATCGGCGCCCAAACCCGAGGCACCAGCTGCACCTCAATTGCATCGTGCCAGCTACAGTATCTTCGACAAGAAGCCCACGCAAATGCAAGCCATACAATCGCCGCCCAACTCCACGTCGCGGGATCATCAACGCGACATGGGAGGTGGAGGTTGGGGTGCGCCACCGCCTGAGCATCACATGGGCATGGATCCTAGCATGGGTGGCATGGATCATGGAATGACTGGCATGGCACCATATGTGCCAGCTCCGCCAGTGGGTCAAGCGCCACCTCCGATGCCACCGCCACTGATGCCTTGGATGAGTGCACCACAGCCACCGCCACCGGCCTCGGAGCCCATGAATCCGCCTATACCGGGCACTTTGCCGCCTCTGATACCGCCGCCACCAGGCACAAGTGCACCACCGATGCCTCCATGGGCTGGTGGTTATCCTGGCTGGGGAGGCGGATATGCGCCGCCGCCACCTCCGCCCTGTGCACCGCCACCACCTGCAATAAGCTTGGCGCAgccgccaccaccgccgccgccatcTAATTGA